A part of Candidatus Eisenbacteria bacterium genomic DNA contains:
- a CDS encoding tail fiber protein, producing MPEPFIGEVRIFAGSFAPSGWALCNGQVLSIAQNVALFSLIGTTYGGNGTTTFALPDLRGRVPLHAGEGLGLTNRLRGEVVGSETHTLGVGEMPVHNHTVGASTANGNRDQAAGSVVARSPAAIPQFATNADTALHAAAVATSGASEPHNNMQPYTVLNFIIALQGVFPSRP from the coding sequence ATGCCTGAGCCGTTCATCGGCGAGGTCCGCATCTTCGCCGGCAGCTTCGCTCCCTCCGGCTGGGCGCTCTGCAATGGGCAGGTGCTCTCGATCGCTCAGAACGTGGCCCTGTTCTCGCTGATCGGCACCACCTACGGAGGCAATGGAACCACGACCTTCGCGCTGCCCGACCTGCGAGGACGTGTGCCCTTGCACGCGGGTGAGGGCCTCGGTCTCACCAATCGCCTCCGGGGTGAGGTCGTCGGGAGCGAGACGCACACGCTCGGCGTCGGCGAGATGCCCGTGCACAACCACACCGTGGGCGCCAGCACGGCCAATGGGAACCGCGATCAGGCGGCGGGGAGCGTGGTGGCGCGGTCACCGGCGGCGATCCCGCAGTTCGCGACCAACGCCGACACCGCGCTCCACGCGGCCGCGGTCGCGACATCCGGGGCCAGTGAGCCGCACAACAACATGCAGCCCTACACCGTGCTGAATTTCATCATCGCGCTCCAGGGCGTCTTTCCCTCTCGACCGTGA
- a CDS encoding tail fiber protein gives MFAGDFAPRGWALCDGQLLSIAQYDALFSLIGTTYGGDGQVTFALPDLRGRAPVHMGSANPLGVFAGQEAVTLVPTQIPVHSHALMGSSGVGDADNPSGRVPARNAVGAPHYNGGMDTTLAPNALTPSGSSLPHNNMMPSLCVNFIICLEGVFPSQS, from the coding sequence ATGTTCGCGGGCGATTTCGCGCCCCGGGGCTGGGCGTTGTGCGACGGCCAGTTGCTGTCGATCGCGCAATACGACGCCTTGTTCTCGCTCATCGGGACCACGTACGGCGGCGATGGCCAGGTCACCTTCGCGTTGCCCGATCTGCGTGGCCGGGCGCCGGTGCACATGGGTTCCGCGAACCCGCTGGGAGTCTTCGCCGGCCAGGAGGCGGTCACGTTGGTGCCGACTCAGATCCCTGTGCACTCCCACGCCTTGATGGGAAGCTCAGGCGTCGGTGATGCCGACAACCCCTCGGGGCGGGTACCGGCCCGCAATGCGGTGGGAGCGCCGCACTACAACGGCGGAATGGACACGACGCTGGCGCCCAATGCGCTGACGCCCTCAGGGTCGTCCCTGCCCCACAACAACATGATGCCGTCGTTGTGCGTCAACTTCATCATCTGCCTCGAAGGCGTGTTCCCGAGCCAGTCATGA
- a CDS encoding tail fiber protein, producing MLFAGSFAPRGWAMCNGQLLSIAQNQALFAILGTTYGGNGQTTFALPDLRDRVPIHFGHGPGLSPRTLGDRSGASLHTLAIGELPAHSHALQASTTFGTSVNPSGMYPARNPGIIPQYASAADAAMAPTAISNVGGGQAHDNMQPILALNYVIALQGVFPQP from the coding sequence ATGCTGTTCGCGGGCAGCTTCGCACCGAGGGGCTGGGCGATGTGCAACGGCCAATTGCTGTCGATTGCCCAGAATCAGGCCTTGTTCGCGATCCTCGGCACGACCTACGGCGGAAACGGCCAGACGACGTTCGCGCTTCCCGATCTCCGCGACCGCGTGCCCATCCATTTCGGCCACGGACCGGGGCTCTCCCCGCGCACGCTGGGCGACCGCTCGGGCGCCAGCTTACACACGCTCGCCATCGGCGAGCTTCCCGCACACAGTCACGCGCTCCAGGCGTCCACGACGTTCGGGACGTCGGTGAATCCGAGTGGCATGTACCCCGCGCGCAATCCCGGCATCATCCCGCAGTACGCTTCCGCCGCCGACGCGGCCATGGCGCCGACGGCGATCAGCAACGTCGGGGGGGGACAGGCGCACGACAACATGCAGCCGATCCTCGCGCTGAATTACGTGATCGCGCTGCAAGGCGTCTTCCCCCAGCCGTAA
- a CDS encoding T9SS type A sorting domain-containing protein, whose product MRLRRLFTLFLLASSMLASTARAQVLYWLDTNHPSPTLNKADAAGNAISSVALPAGTLPEGLACEGTGKIFWTEGVVSGARIQRAAPTLSSITTMVSGGSALRGIAVDDVAHMLYWTSSNLATGSRIHRSAIDGTGATILISLGSVANPRGIAVDHAGGKIYWADFDQDALYRANLDGSSMELWLPLASSSRPYGVAFDPIGQEIYWTEYAGKIRRVSTSGGTSNTLVGGLSNPTYIALDPAGGRMYWSEGGAGAQQIYRGQMSPGGGRTALGLPLTTYGGLAFEPNATVSAPDATLPSEFALAPLHPNPSRGMVRAEFALPRESRVRMTVIDVQGREVAVLADGTFPAGRHAASWDAKAGRVPPGVYFVRLSTEDRSFIRRLVRAR is encoded by the coding sequence ATGCGACTTCGCCGCCTGTTCACGCTCTTCTTGCTGGCGAGCTCGATGCTCGCTTCCACGGCGCGAGCGCAGGTGCTGTACTGGCTGGACACGAACCATCCGTCGCCCACGCTCAACAAGGCGGATGCGGCCGGCAACGCGATCTCGAGCGTGGCGTTGCCCGCCGGGACCCTTCCCGAAGGGCTGGCGTGTGAGGGGACCGGCAAGATCTTCTGGACCGAGGGCGTGGTCTCGGGCGCGCGCATCCAGCGCGCGGCGCCCACGCTGTCGTCCATCACCACGATGGTTTCCGGCGGCTCCGCCCTGCGCGGCATCGCCGTCGATGACGTGGCCCACATGCTCTATTGGACCTCGAGCAACCTCGCGACCGGCTCGCGGATCCACAGGTCGGCCATCGATGGCACCGGCGCCACCATTCTGATCTCGCTCGGCTCGGTCGCCAATCCGCGGGGCATTGCCGTGGACCACGCGGGCGGCAAGATCTACTGGGCCGACTTCGATCAGGACGCGCTCTACCGCGCGAACCTCGACGGTTCGTCCATGGAGCTGTGGCTGCCGCTGGCCTCTTCGTCGCGTCCCTACGGCGTTGCGTTCGACCCGATCGGACAGGAGATCTACTGGACCGAATATGCGGGGAAGATCCGCCGCGTCTCGACCTCGGGCGGGACCAGCAACACGCTCGTGGGCGGCCTCTCGAACCCCACGTACATCGCGCTCGACCCTGCCGGCGGACGGATGTACTGGTCCGAAGGGGGCGCAGGAGCCCAGCAGATCTACCGAGGCCAGATGAGTCCCGGAGGAGGCCGGACGGCGCTGGGTCTTCCGCTCACCACCTATGGCGGTCTCGCGTTCGAGCCGAACGCGACGGTCTCGGCGCCCGATGCCACGCTGCCGTCCGAGTTCGCGCTCGCGCCGCTCCACCCCAACCCCAGCCGGGGAATGGTCCGCGCGGAGTTCGCGCTGCCGCGAGAGAGTCGCGTTCGCATGACGGTCATCGACGTTCAGGGCCGCGAAGTGGCGGTGCTGGCGGACGGCACCTTCCCCGCCGGACGCCACGCGGCTTCGTGGGATGCGAAGGCCGGGCGCGTTCCGCCGGGCGTCTACTTCGTGCGCCTGTCCACCGAAGACCGGTCCTTCATCCGCCGCCTCGTGCGCGCTCGCTGA
- a CDS encoding CAP domain-containing protein, translating into MRLRAILGAFLVLAAALVLPPRAQSVSQVQDLIDRINDHRAAIGRPTLQWDDRLAALARRHSVDMARRDFFDHINPDGDDPFDRMDHARIHYSTAGENLAWGQTTGAQVFEGWMNSRGHRKNLENRAFTRIGIGLYQRRWTCLLSRPR; encoded by the coding sequence ATGAGGCTACGAGCGATCCTTGGCGCCTTCCTCGTGCTCGCCGCAGCGCTCGTCCTCCCGCCAAGAGCGCAATCGGTCAGCCAGGTCCAGGACCTGATCGATCGAATCAACGATCATCGCGCGGCGATCGGAAGGCCGACGCTCCAGTGGGACGACCGGCTCGCGGCTCTGGCCCGCCGTCACAGCGTCGACATGGCGCGCCGCGATTTCTTCGACCACATCAATCCCGACGGGGACGATCCCTTCGATCGCATGGACCACGCCCGCATTCATTACTCCACCGCCGGCGAGAATCTGGCGTGGGGGCAGACCACCGGCGCCCAGGTCTTCGAAGGCTGGATGAACAGCCGCGGCCACCGGAAGAATCTCGAGAACCGGGCGTTCACCCGAATCGGGATCGGCCTGTATCAGCGACGATGGACCTGTCTCTTGTCGCGGCCACGGTGA
- a CDS encoding NUDIX domain-containing protein, with protein MSKKSAGLVLYRERSAGQEVLLVHPGGPFWAKKDEGAWSIPKGEFVEGEDPLAVARREFEEETGASPPAGEALALEPVRQPSGKVVHAWAMRGDFDPSLLVSNTFSIEWPPRSGREAEFPEVDRADWFGWEIALTKIQQGQRPILEELRRAIETS; from the coding sequence CCGCGAGCGATCGGCCGGCCAGGAAGTCCTCCTGGTTCATCCCGGCGGGCCTTTCTGGGCGAAGAAGGACGAGGGCGCCTGGTCGATTCCCAAAGGAGAGTTCGTCGAAGGAGAAGACCCGCTCGCGGTGGCGCGGCGCGAGTTCGAGGAAGAGACCGGGGCCTCTCCGCCCGCGGGCGAGGCGCTGGCGCTCGAGCCGGTTCGTCAGCCGAGCGGCAAGGTCGTCCACGCCTGGGCGATGCGCGGCGACTTCGACCCAAGCCTCCTCGTCAGCAACACATTCTCGATCGAGTGGCCGCCACGGTCGGGGCGCGAGGCCGAGTTCCCCGAGGTCGACCGGGCGGATTGGTTCGGGTGGGAGATCGCGCTCACGAAGATCCAGCAGGGACAGCGGCCGATCCTCGAGGAGCTCCGAAGGGCGATCGAGACGTCGTGA